Proteins encoded by one window of Desulfomonilia bacterium:
- a CDS encoding NlpC/P60 family protein, translated as MGSGGIKSLLLTIIITVAIALAGCSHKPEVKQLPYFPPKKDQPKAAARPAAPELKRMGYTVQVGAFSNVDNAIRLTKSLEKEGLDAFYYRNSAGLFRVRFGDYKTRAEAEKAAGEIISKGIAETYRIISPGEYIQTKNNIPDKSISVTGDSLREHIVVTASGFVGLPYQWGDISPTKGFDCSSLVMAVFQLNGLVVPRTSKDQFINGVPVDPENLDKGDLLFFTTNGTGQISHVGIYVGDGMFIHAPGKGKPIREESLNTQYYRDRYMGACTYLQ; from the coding sequence ATGGGTTCCGGCGGGATAAAAAGTTTACTCCTGACAATAATAATCACTGTCGCCATTGCCCTGGCCGGATGCTCACACAAACCTGAAGTAAAACAGCTACCCTATTTCCCGCCTAAAAAAGATCAGCCGAAGGCCGCCGCAAGACCGGCCGCACCCGAACTTAAACGCATGGGATACACCGTTCAGGTGGGTGCTTTTTCAAATGTCGATAACGCGATCAGGCTTACGAAATCTCTTGAAAAGGAAGGCCTTGACGCGTTTTATTACAGGAATTCAGCCGGTCTTTTCAGGGTAAGGTTCGGTGACTACAAGACCAGGGCCGAGGCGGAAAAGGCCGCCGGGGAAATTATCAGCAAAGGCATCGCGGAAACATACCGCATTATTTCTCCGGGTGAATATATCCAGACAAAAAACAATATTCCGGACAAAAGCATATCTGTCACCGGGGATTCCCTCAGGGAACACATTGTAGTGACTGCATCAGGTTTTGTTGGTCTGCCCTATCAATGGGGAGACATCTCGCCTACGAAGGGATTTGACTGCAGCAGCCTTGTCATGGCCGTTTTCCAGCTTAACGGACTCGTTGTCCCCAGGACGTCAAAAGATCAGTTCATAAACGGCGTACCTGTTGATCCCGAAAACCTCGATAAAGGAGATCTTCTCTTTTTTACGACAAACGGGACCGGACAGATAAGTCATGTCGGAATCTACGTCGGCGACGGCATGTTCATTCATGCCCCGGGCAAGGGCAAACCCATACGAGAGGAATCACTTAACACACAGTATTATCGCGACAGGTACATGGGTGCATGCACATACCTTCAATAG
- a CDS encoding transketolase gives MQPKEFKNRAELLDFLDEKARDLRKKVIELAAVATGGHMGGSFSMMDIIVALYYHVLRIDPKNPSWPERDRFVLSKGHGAIGYIPILADLGFFPGEWLSTFNKLDSPFGMHPDMHKIPGVEMSTGSLGHGLSIGVGMALSARLDKRSYRIFVLMGDGELDEGMVWEAAMAASHFKLGNMVAIIDRNFFSLDGATEEIMALEPLRERWESFGWKVYDIDGHDMASLIDTFDGLEPAEGRVPQLVIARTVKGKGVDFMENNPIYHYTMLDTKTAKDACDSIDRTCPAGRVK, from the coding sequence ATGCAGCCAAAGGAATTTAAGAACAGGGCTGAACTTCTCGACTTCCTTGATGAAAAGGCCAGGGATCTAAGGAAAAAAGTTATCGAGCTTGCCGCAGTCGCAACCGGAGGCCACATGGGAGGCTCCTTCTCCATGATGGACATCATCGTAGCCCTTTATTATCATGTTTTAAGGATTGACCCCAAGAACCCCAGCTGGCCTGAGAGAGACCGCTTCGTACTGTCCAAGGGGCATGGGGCAATAGGCTATATTCCCATACTGGCCGATCTCGGATTCTTTCCCGGCGAATGGCTTTCAACATTCAACAAGCTCGACAGTCCCTTCGGCATGCATCCGGATATGCACAAGATACCAGGGGTTGAGATGAGCACCGGCTCTTTGGGCCACGGACTTTCAATCGGCGTGGGAATGGCCCTGTCGGCCCGTCTTGACAAGCGTTCATACAGAATTTTTGTTCTAATGGGCGACGGAGAGCTGGACGAAGGCATGGTATGGGAGGCGGCAATGGCAGCAAGTCATTTCAAGCTGGGCAATATGGTGGCTATAATAGACCGCAACTTCTTCAGTCTGGATGGAGCCACCGAGGAGATCATGGCACTTGAACCACTCAGAGAACGCTGGGAATCGTTCGGCTGGAAGGTATATGATATTGACGGACACGACATGGCGTCCCTGATAGATACGTTCGACGGTCTGGAACCTGCTGAGGGCCGTGTACCGCAGCTTGTCATAGCCCGAACCGTAAAGGGCAAGGGGGTGGACTTCATGGAAAACAACCCGATATATCACTACACCATGCTGGACACAAAGACCGCAAAAGACGCATGTGACAGCATCGACCGCACCTGTCCGGCAGGGAGGGTAAAATAA
- a CDS encoding NAD-dependent epimerase/dehydratase family protein, whose protein sequence is MKTLVTGAGGIIGSAVVRALIDDGQEVKAMVRPDGDIRNLTGLDIEIVKGDLLDRPSLEKALDGCNKLYQLAAIYRHWHPKGGDYIRHVNIEGTRNILDAALNRDLEKVIYTSSVSSVGFFPHRISNENDFPDPKDCRRQPYRESKYLSEMLAWKYMDRIPMVILNPCSPIGLRDWVPTPTGRTILDFLNGKMFAYVDVGMNLIDVDDLAIGFVNAEKRGRTGQRYILGNKNIHLKEIFHELSLLTGLKEPAVKIPRAVVRVVAEVNERIADITKKPPLAAVEQALHLRYDEFVDCTKAVNELGLPQNDIRIAMLKAVRYYIETGAVLPVQLARISLKEPR, encoded by the coding sequence ATGAAGACTCTTGTTACGGGAGCCGGCGGTATAATCGGTTCGGCTGTCGTCAGGGCACTTATTGACGACGGACAGGAAGTTAAAGCCATGGTGCGCCCGGACGGAGACATCAGGAACCTCACGGGGCTTGACATCGAGATAGTAAAGGGTGACCTGCTTGACAGGCCATCCCTAGAAAAAGCTCTCGATGGCTGCAACAAACTGTACCAGCTTGCAGCAATCTACAGGCACTGGCATCCGAAGGGTGGCGATTACATCCGTCACGTGAATATCGAAGGCACCCGTAACATCCTGGATGCGGCTCTCAACCGTGATCTGGAAAAGGTCATCTACACAAGCTCGGTGTCGTCTGTAGGGTTTTTCCCTCATAGAATAAGCAATGAAAACGATTTTCCGGACCCGAAGGACTGCAGAAGGCAGCCGTACCGCGAGAGCAAATATCTGAGCGAGATGCTGGCCTGGAAGTATATGGACAGGATTCCTATGGTCATTCTGAATCCGTGTTCGCCTATCGGCCTGCGCGACTGGGTGCCGACTCCTACCGGCAGAACCATCCTGGATTTCCTCAACGGCAAGATGTTCGCCTATGTGGATGTGGGAATGAACCTCATCGACGTGGATGATCTTGCGATCGGATTTGTAAATGCGGAAAAAAGGGGGCGAACAGGCCAGCGATATATACTCGGCAACAAAAACATCCACCTCAAGGAGATATTCCATGAGCTTTCTCTGCTTACCGGATTGAAAGAGCCTGCCGTGAAAATACCCAGGGCTGTGGTCAGGGTTGTCGCCGAGGTCAACGAACGCATAGCCGATATAACAAAAAAACCGCCGCTGGCGGCTGTTGAACAGGCGCTTCATCTCAGATATGATGAGTTTGTCGATTGCACCAAGGCCGTCAATGAACTGGGTCTGCCGCAGAATGACATACGCATAGCGATGTTAAAGGCTGTCAGGTATTATATTGAAACAGGGGCTGTGCTTCCCGTACAGTTGGCCAGGATATCTTTGAAAGAGCCACGTTAA
- a CDS encoding SCP2 sterol-binding domain-containing protein, which translates to MPVSTPKEFIEVVLPSKLTTDKLEGLDMTIQFNITGVNAGEWFLAIKNKEAKVSPGETANPTISLKMKDDDFVKLVNGELSGQKAFMTGKLKFKGSMTAGIKMQKLGII; encoded by the coding sequence ATGCCAGTAAGTACACCGAAGGAATTCATTGAAGTGGTTCTGCCATCCAAACTCACAACGGACAAACTCGAAGGACTGGATATGACAATCCAGTTCAACATTACAGGGGTAAATGCAGGTGAATGGTTTCTCGCCATCAAAAACAAAGAGGCCAAGGTTTCACCGGGCGAAACGGCAAATCCTACCATCAGCCTGAAGATGAAGGACGATGATTTCGTCAAGCTGGTGAATGGCGAACTTTCCGGCCAGAAGGCATTCATGACCGGAAAACTCAAGTTCAAGGGGAGCATGACAGCCGGCATCAAGATGCAGAAGCTGGGCATCATTTAA
- a CDS encoding transketolase C-terminal domain-containing protein: MSDTAGLIIEGFVFTMETYDMISQAEVYGQVISDMAKNNPDIVVLTSDLMRSNKTGTFKKYYPERFFNFGIAETNMVAAAAGMAVSGKLPYLSSMAVFLSLRCAEAIRTDIAYPNLNVRMIATHSGLSMGNGGTTHHATEDIAILRSMANMTVVVPADTIETGKAVRAGENYNGPIYIRIGRSLEPLAYTDDTYDFEFGKSIVMRDYGSDMTVIACGVCVKAAMDAADSLENEGIGIRVINMHTIKPLDVEAVLKAARETGGIITAEEHSIIGGLGGAVAETLSDAGLGVRFKRVGVPDCYSAIGYPEDLYPRYGLDSDGIRKSVLELVNR; this comes from the coding sequence ATGAGTGATACCGCCGGCTTAATAATTGAGGGGTTTGTCTTCACCATGGAGACATACGACATGATCTCGCAGGCCGAGGTCTACGGACAGGTCATCTCCGATATGGCAAAGAATAATCCGGACATCGTTGTTCTAACCTCTGACCTGATGCGCTCCAACAAGACCGGCACATTCAAAAAGTATTATCCCGAGCGTTTCTTCAACTTCGGGATAGCCGAAACAAACATGGTGGCGGCTGCTGCAGGAATGGCCGTGAGCGGCAAGCTGCCTTATCTTTCAAGCATGGCCGTGTTCCTTTCGCTACGCTGCGCCGAGGCCATCCGTACCGACATAGCCTATCCGAATCTCAATGTGCGGATGATTGCAACCCACAGCGGGCTTTCCATGGGCAATGGAGGAACCACGCACCATGCCACGGAGGATATCGCCATCCTGCGCTCAATGGCCAACATGACCGTGGTGGTGCCTGCTGACACCATAGAGACCGGCAAGGCCGTTCGCGCCGGTGAAAACTACAACGGCCCCATCTACATACGAATCGGCCGCTCGCTCGAACCGCTCGCCTATACTGATGATACATATGATTTCGAGTTCGGTAAGAGCATCGTCATGCGGGATTACGGAAGTGATATGACAGTGATCGCCTGCGGGGTATGTGTAAAAGCGGCTATGGATGCTGCGGATTCGCTCGAGAACGAGGGCATCGGCATACGGGTTATCAACATGCACACAATAAAGCCTCTTGATGTCGAGGCGGTCCTGAAAGCGGCGCGTGAGACCGGCGGAATCATCACCGCCGAAGAACACTCGATAATCGGAGGCCTTGGGGGGGCGGTTGCCGAAACACTTTCCGATGCGGGCCTTGGAGTCAGGTTCAAACGCGTAGGGGTTCCGGACTGTTATTCTGCGATAGGATATCCCGAAGACCTCTATCCGCGATACGGACTGGACAGCGACGGGATACGCAAATCTGTGCTTGAACTTGTAAACAGGTGA
- a CDS encoding PBP1A family penicillin-binding protein, with product MLISLLVLFAMAIAVSSFSIYKAYNRIKHLGKGPEWHIPSRIYSSETVLKPGTNIDLIGIDARLKRLRYHQTKRLSSPGDFRKTDQAYFIYLNEFDYPEEKTKPRKIKLSLEGRTIKQITDPDSGSELKEAALEPEDFAAIYDQSFEDRTLVTLQDCPKVLTDAIIATEDKHFYENWGIDPLRIFKAGIVNIREGRISQGGSTITQQLVKNIFLTSDRTFSRKIKELWLSIVLNVLYSKDQILEMYINEVYLGQRGNASICGFGRASRVYFDKDVKDLNLQQAAFLAGIICSPNLYSPWKHPEDAKERRNTVLALMRDQNKITEKEYQKAIKTPLGVAPFSPKTRYAPYFVDYILNQMEDDIPAGDLSKGGYSIYTTLDMTVQLALENKLEKGLRNLGNQRLQGAVVAVNPNTGEILGMSGGRSYSYSQFNRAVQMRRQIGSLIKPFIYYEALKKGYTLNRMLDDSPYTMPQGDGTEWTPSNFDNVSHGSITMAEALIQSYNIATVRLGMDVGVADVASLIRDLFPGQKVKENPSLLLGAMESSPLDMAIMFSAFANGGYRVKASAIKAVKVKNDVVYRGSSYAPDKRLDDTAVFLIDFCLMDVIRFGTGKTASGYGMPDGVCGKTGTTNDLRDSWFACFTKDISLVSWVGMDNNSPAGFTGATGAMPIAAMIMASLGHVRQIPQPEGIVLKDIDPASGKLAMETAPKILLPFVEGTEPTEYSDGVPVPVEIPADDSKENKSPAPAEKEKAPEGAKVVF from the coding sequence TTGCTGATCTCGCTGCTGGTCTTATTTGCCATGGCAATAGCGGTATCATCTTTTTCCATCTACAAGGCATATAACAGGATAAAGCACCTCGGCAAAGGGCCGGAATGGCATATCCCATCCAGAATATATTCAAGCGAGACAGTCCTTAAACCCGGTACAAACATTGATTTGATCGGAATAGATGCCAGATTGAAACGGCTGCGTTATCATCAGACGAAAAGACTGAGTTCACCGGGAGATTTCAGAAAAACCGATCAGGCATATTTTATATACCTTAATGAATTCGATTACCCTGAAGAAAAAACCAAACCCAGGAAGATAAAGCTGTCACTTGAAGGAAGAACAATCAAACAGATCACCGACCCTGATTCGGGCAGCGAATTGAAAGAGGCGGCCCTTGAACCTGAAGACTTTGCAGCAATCTATGACCAGAGCTTCGAGGATCGAACGCTGGTTACCTTGCAGGACTGCCCGAAGGTGCTCACAGATGCCATCATAGCGACAGAGGACAAACATTTCTATGAGAACTGGGGAATAGACCCGCTCCGCATTTTCAAGGCAGGCATAGTAAACATCAGGGAGGGCAGGATATCCCAGGGCGGATCGACCATCACTCAGCAGCTCGTGAAGAACATCTTTCTTACAAGCGACAGGACTTTTTCCCGAAAAATAAAGGAGCTATGGCTGTCGATCGTGTTGAACGTCCTTTATTCCAAAGATCAAATCCTCGAGATGTACATAAATGAAGTCTATCTCGGCCAGCGCGGCAATGCCAGCATATGCGGGTTCGGCAGGGCATCACGTGTATATTTCGACAAGGACGTCAAGGACCTTAACCTTCAGCAAGCGGCATTTCTTGCAGGCATAATATGCAGCCCTAACCTGTATTCACCCTGGAAACACCCTGAAGATGCTAAAGAGAGACGAAACACGGTCCTTGCCCTGATGCGGGACCAGAATAAAATAACGGAAAAGGAATATCAGAAAGCCATCAAAACCCCGCTGGGTGTTGCGCCGTTTTCACCGAAAACGAGGTATGCCCCTTATTTTGTCGATTATATCCTGAACCAGATGGAAGATGACATTCCTGCCGGAGATCTGTCAAAAGGCGGCTACAGCATCTACACCACACTGGACATGACGGTGCAGCTCGCGCTGGAAAACAAACTTGAAAAAGGACTCAGAAACCTTGGAAACCAGAGACTACAGGGTGCTGTGGTTGCAGTGAACCCGAACACCGGAGAAATCCTTGGAATGTCCGGAGGCCGCAGCTACTCATATTCTCAGTTCAACAGGGCTGTTCAGATGAGACGTCAGATAGGCTCACTGATCAAGCCTTTTATCTATTATGAGGCCTTGAAAAAAGGATACACCCTTAACAGGATGCTGGATGACAGTCCGTATACGATGCCTCAGGGTGACGGCACGGAATGGACGCCCTCCAACTTTGACAATGTATCGCACGGCAGCATAACAATGGCCGAAGCGCTTATTCAATCCTACAACATAGCAACAGTAAGACTCGGAATGGATGTCGGCGTTGCAGATGTCGCATCCCTGATCAGGGACTTGTTTCCAGGCCAGAAGGTAAAGGAAAACCCTTCCCTGCTGTTGGGCGCCATGGAAAGCTCTCCTCTGGATATGGCCATCATGTTCTCCGCTTTTGCCAATGGCGGATACAGGGTCAAGGCTTCGGCCATCAAGGCGGTTAAGGTCAAGAATGATGTTGTTTACAGGGGAAGTTCCTACGCACCCGATAAAAGACTTGATGATACTGCGGTATTTCTGATCGATTTCTGCCTTATGGATGTGATCAGGTTCGGGACGGGAAAAACCGCCTCCGGATATGGAATGCCTGACGGCGTATGCGGCAAGACCGGTACCACAAACGATTTGCGTGATTCCTGGTTCGCATGTTTCACAAAGGATATATCCCTTGTGTCCTGGGTCGGGATGGATAATAACAGCCCGGCAGGTTTTACCGGTGCAACCGGCGCCATGCCCATTGCCGCCATGATAATGGCCTCACTCGGGCATGTCAGGCAGATACCTCAACCTGAAGGGATCGTTTTAAAGGATATTGACCCGGCAAGCGGCAAACTGGCCATGGAAACCGCCCCGAAGATACTTCTCCCGTTTGTCGAAGGAACCGAGCCCACCGAATATTCGGACGGAGTTCCCGTTCCCGTAGAGATCCCTGCTGATGATTCGAAGGAAAACAAATCGCCCGCTCCGGCTGAAAAGGAAAAGGCGCCCGAAGGGGCAAAGGTTGTTTTCTGA
- a CDS encoding zinc-binding dehydrogenase, with product MKTLVFDISPLRILATKGLGPKFPGLYYSRLSPVRLRSYPDKPLPGPRFVRVKPELAGICGSDIALFFIKAGLSISMAALPPFPEVFMGHEMAARVVETGPGVTGLKTGDRVAMQRYTACCATLEIDPPCLPCSEGNFPLCQAFPSRKMPSDLGAAFSDIFIAHEEQLIRIPEELTDEQAVLVEPAAVSLHTVFRRLPSPGDKILVIGAGTIGLNIIQIAKAVCPESRVFVTEPFPLKLEFAKRMGAEALPGGNAYDAAGIATGAQVFHGHMKNSTLLGGFDVIYDSVGSSSTIHDSLRWLAPRGDYVMVGTQLKPVDFDITPLWNQELRMTGVNAHGMEEYEGRKISSFELAIKWAVEGRIGFDGFISHRFALEDYREAFRAIRENPGSVIKVVFEMKQTERIADGKENNNNHRSQ from the coding sequence ATGAAAACGCTGGTGTTTGACATCAGCCCTTTGAGGATTCTGGCTACAAAGGGATTGGGCCCGAAGTTTCCGGGCCTGTATTATTCCCGCCTCTCGCCCGTCAGGCTGAGGTCGTATCCTGACAAACCTTTGCCCGGGCCACGTTTTGTCCGGGTAAAACCCGAACTGGCCGGCATCTGCGGTTCGGATATCGCGCTTTTTTTCATAAAGGCGGGGCTTAGTATCTCCATGGCAGCCCTCCCTCCTTTCCCCGAAGTCTTCATGGGACATGAAATGGCAGCGAGGGTTGTTGAAACAGGCCCGGGCGTCACCGGCCTGAAGACCGGCGACAGGGTGGCCATGCAGCGCTATACTGCCTGCTGCGCCACCCTTGAAATCGATCCGCCGTGTTTGCCCTGCAGTGAAGGAAATTTTCCTCTATGTCAGGCTTTTCCTTCAAGGAAGATGCCTTCGGACCTTGGCGCGGCATTCAGCGATATATTTATCGCTCATGAAGAGCAGCTTATCAGGATTCCGGAGGAGCTTACCGATGAACAGGCGGTTCTTGTCGAACCTGCGGCGGTTTCTTTACACACGGTGTTCAGGAGGCTGCCATCGCCCGGTGATAAGATACTGGTGATCGGTGCCGGGACGATAGGGCTCAACATCATACAGATAGCAAAAGCGGTTTGCCCAGAGAGCAGGGTCTTTGTGACGGAGCCGTTCCCTCTCAAACTGGAATTTGCAAAACGCATGGGAGCAGAGGCACTGCCGGGTGGAAATGCATATGATGCCGCAGGTATTGCCACCGGCGCACAGGTCTTTCACGGGCACATGAAAAACAGCACTCTACTTGGAGGGTTTGATGTTATTTATGATTCGGTCGGATCAAGCTCGACCATCCACGATTCGCTGCGCTGGCTAGCGCCGCGAGGTGATTATGTGATGGTTGGAACACAGTTGAAGCCTGTAGACTTTGACATCACTCCGCTGTGGAATCAGGAACTCAGAATGACAGGCGTCAACGCTCACGGCATGGAAGAATACGAAGGAAGGAAGATCAGTTCATTTGAGCTTGCGATAAAATGGGCGGTGGAAGGACGTATCGGGTTCGACGGGTTTATCTCTCATCGATTTGCTCTTGAAGATTACAGGGAAGCCTTCCGGGCAATACGGGAAAACCCGGGGTCGGTCATCAAGGTCGTTTTTGAAATGAAGCAAACGGAAAGGATTGCAGATGGAAAAGAAAACAATAATAATCACAGGAGCCAGTGA
- a CDS encoding aspartate aminotransferase family protein, with protein MKSKEELIALDKKYLIHPLTHPKDFDHEPPRIIVKGQGVYMWDLDGKEYIDGFSGLWCVAIGHNHPKVIEAVNEQMKKISYFTSFHGHGTVPSIELAEKVASMLDPSYNLTRTWFTCGGSETNETNLKLARLYWQLKGQTDKNKILSRRFSYHGMGLSTTAATGIFPFHWNIEPLAEGFIQCSAPYCYQCEFEKSYPGCAFECIEEMEETIKNEGPETIAAFIAEPVIGSGGVIVPPDEYFPKIREICDKNDILLILDEVITGFGRTGKMFGHEYWGGIRADMLSFAKGISSGQIPLGASVINADIYDTIGQLQDERLPLMHGFTYMNHPVACAAGLANIKVIEEEGLVEKAAENGKYMLDGLKTLTRHRSVGDVRGLGLVAAIELVDDKEKRTAILPENSAPHVLAEECWDRGIFIRSSSMETVCIAPALCIEKKEIDRIIDTLDKAIPIMESKLMS; from the coding sequence ATGAAATCAAAAGAGGAACTGATTGCGCTGGACAAGAAGTATCTTATTCATCCGCTGACTCATCCAAAAGATTTCGACCACGAGCCGCCCAGAATAATAGTCAAGGGCCAGGGGGTATATATGTGGGACCTTGACGGCAAAGAATACATCGACGGATTTTCAGGTCTGTGGTGCGTCGCTATCGGCCACAACCATCCCAAGGTGATCGAGGCCGTTAATGAGCAGATGAAAAAGATATCATACTTCACCTCGTTCCACGGACACGGCACGGTTCCTTCAATCGAGCTGGCCGAAAAGGTCGCCTCCATGCTTGACCCTTCCTACAATCTGACGCGGACATGGTTTACCTGCGGCGGCAGTGAGACAAACGAGACCAACCTTAAGCTGGCACGGCTCTACTGGCAGTTGAAGGGCCAGACAGACAAGAACAAGATCCTTTCTCGCCGGTTTTCCTATCATGGCATGGGGCTCTCCACCACAGCGGCCACCGGCATTTTCCCGTTCCACTGGAACATAGAGCCGCTCGCCGAGGGCTTTATCCAGTGTTCGGCGCCATATTGCTACCAGTGCGAGTTTGAAAAGAGCTATCCGGGCTGCGCATTCGAATGCATTGAGGAAATGGAAGAGACCATCAAGAACGAAGGCCCTGAAACAATAGCTGCCTTCATCGCCGAACCTGTAATCGGAAGCGGAGGGGTCATCGTACCTCCGGATGAGTATTTTCCGAAGATAAGGGAAATATGCGATAAAAATGACATTCTTCTTATTCTTGACGAAGTCATCACGGGCTTCGGACGCACCGGCAAAATGTTCGGTCACGAGTACTGGGGGGGGATACGCGCCGACATGCTCAGCTTTGCAAAGGGCATCAGTTCAGGCCAGATACCGTTGGGCGCTTCGGTCATAAACGCGGACATATATGATACCATAGGCCAGTTGCAGGACGAGAGACTGCCTCTTATGCACGGGTTTACATACATGAACCATCCGGTCGCATGTGCGGCGGGCCTTGCGAACATCAAGGTGATCGAAGAGGAAGGCCTGGTTGAGAAGGCGGCCGAGAACGGCAAATACATGCTTGACGGTCTAAAGACGCTCACCAGGCACCGTTCTGTCGGCGATGTCCGCGGGCTCGGTCTGGTGGCTGCCATCGAACTGGTTGACGACAAGGAGAAGCGTACGGCGATACTGCCTGAAAACTCGGCCCCGCATGTGCTCGCCGAAGAGTGCTGGGACAGGGGCATATTTATCCGTTCGTCATCCATGGAGACTGTATGCATCGCACCTGCCCTGTGCATCGAGAAAAAGGAGATAGACCGGATAATAGATACTCTCGATAAGGCGATTCCCATTATGGAATCCAAATTGATGTCATGA
- a CDS encoding amidohydrolase family protein translates to MKIVDIHTHTGDLINGWPLDEAYTKPALSPGMIAELTGYRTSRPPFGMRTITRYLEVIHNHQRNNLGTERNLDFYASQAGVTHCLVLPIEPFVKTDDIIKMCRSRMDSGQNSPRLFPFASVDPRDPLRIGKLHRFMESGCLGIKIHPIIQNLPLTDPLWFEIMEEYRRYKKPVIMHSGVSQYYIPKLKRHQYGEVSTYEKLVEAFPDVPFIFGHMGMLQFELVWEFARKYVNVFVDTSFQCARNIREAFRRMGHERVLYASDFPFSLPKYAVRVGMAATKGGSTLREKFFFKNARVLMGELN, encoded by the coding sequence ATGAAGATCGTCGATATCCACACGCATACAGGCGATCTGATCAACGGCTGGCCACTTGACGAGGCATATACCAAACCGGCCTTAAGCCCCGGCATGATCGCCGAATTGACGGGTTATCGTACAAGCAGGCCTCCATTCGGCATGCGAACGATCACCCGCTACCTCGAGGTTATTCACAACCATCAGCGCAACAACCTCGGTACGGAGCGTAACCTGGATTTTTACGCTTCTCAGGCAGGCGTTACACATTGCCTGGTTCTGCCCATAGAGCCGTTTGTCAAAACCGATGATATTATTAAAATGTGCAGATCGCGCATGGATTCAGGCCAGAACTCGCCGCGGCTTTTCCCTTTTGCTTCTGTCGACCCGAGGGATCCTTTGCGGATCGGAAAACTTCACCGTTTTATGGAGTCCGGCTGTCTGGGGATTAAGATCCACCCAATAATTCAGAATCTTCCCCTGACAGACCCCCTCTGGTTTGAAATCATGGAAGAGTACAGGCGTTATAAAAAACCTGTAATCATGCACTCCGGGGTCAGTCAGTATTACATACCAAAATTAAAAAGACACCAGTACGGCGAGGTAAGCACATACGAAAAGCTTGTCGAGGCATTCCCCGATGTGCCGTTCATATTCGGCCATATGGGCATGCTGCAGTTCGAGCTGGTATGGGAGTTTGCCCGGAAATACGTGAATGTGTTCGTGGATACCAGCTTCCAGTGTGCCAGGAACATCAGGGAGGCATTCAGGCGCATGGGGCATGAGCGTGTGCTCTATGCTTCCGATTTCCCGTTCTCCCTGCCGAAATATGCAGTGAGGGTCGGCATGGCTGCCACAAAGGGCGGCTCAACCCTGCGTGAAAAGTTCTTTTTCAAAAACGCCCGGGTGCTGATGGGAGAATTGAACTGA
- a CDS encoding SDR family NAD(P)-dependent oxidoreductase — MEKKTIIITGASDGIGANAARMLHRRGARVVVVGRSKEKTKAIADELGTDGFTADYADLSQVRRIAGELLQKYGQIDVLVNNAGMTWNDRTLTKDGHEITFQVNHLAAFLLTNLLKERLISSKASIIITSSVGHKYGKVSLDDLENEKKYTAMKAYCASKLENILFMKEIHRRWSAQGISTAAFHPGNIASSFGRDARGFIYYLYNSPMKHLFLSSPEKGAETLVWLAGGEPGKDWVSGEYYEKKKAKRPKKDALDPVLASRLWEISAQMTGI; from the coding sequence ATGGAAAAGAAAACAATAATAATCACAGGAGCCAGTGACGGCATAGGGGCAAACGCCGCAAGGATGCTTCACCGCCGGGGGGCGCGGGTCGTGGTGGTCGGACGCTCCAAGGAAAAGACTAAAGCGATAGCGGATGAACTGGGAACAGACGGATTCACCGCTGATTACGCGGATCTGTCACAGGTAAGAAGGATTGCCGGAGAACTTCTTCAGAAATACGGACAGATCGACGTTCTTGTAAACAACGCAGGCATGACCTGGAACGACCGGACACTTACAAAGGACGGCCATGAAATCACATTCCAGGTGAATCACCTGGCGGCATTCCTCTTAACCAATCTTTTGAAAGAAAGGCTGATATCATCAAAGGCCAGCATCATCATAACCTCGAGCGTCGGCCACAAGTACGGCAAGGTGAGTCTTGACGATCTTGAGAACGAGAAAAAATATACCGCCATGAAGGCATATTGCGCTTCAAAGCTCGAAAACATCCTTTTCATGAAAGAGATTCACAGGCGATGGTCTGCGCAAGGAATCAGCACGGCCGCTTTCCATCCGGGCAATATCGCATCAAGCTTCGGGCGTGATGCCAGGGGTTTCATCTATTATCTTTATAATTCACCGATGAAACACCTGTTCCTGAGTTCACCGGAAAAAGGCGCGGAAACTCTTGTATGGCTTGCAGGAGGAGAACCCGGAAAGGACTGGGTCTCAGGTGAATATTATGAGAAAAAAAAGGCGAAAAGGCCAAAGAAAGACGCTCTCGATCCTGTGCTTGCATCGAGACTCTGGGAGATTTCTGCGCAGATGACAGGAATTTGA